In Desulfovibrio aminophilus, a genomic segment contains:
- a CDS encoding PEP/pyruvate-binding domain-containing protein — protein sequence MLEFLAKKKTCRLLAQTEGPHVEMYARFRAFLTHNYDALSALAALEQVYHSGSPFGMAQVRRLYAGLSASVRDLADALNALAHGRYAALSQALERIDAEARSILETRTPPRDCPLVLPLESAGAVQIPFIGAKAGNLARLGNELGVPVPRGFAITSRGFELFLSAVGLDERIAALLEPLDLENPRAVDAACAEIRALILAADLPPELARDLEAAYAALEARARPGVPVAVRSSAVGEDTEASFAGQYATVLGVERNGLAGAYKTVAASKYTPHALLYRTRHGLEDRDAPMCVAVIEMIDAAAAGVAYTRDPGAPDAETFRVAGVWGLGEPLVGGEVSSDTFLLDRRSGAVLRAEIADKDRRLAAVPGGGTRMEDVPAALRRAPVLDQARLAELLGHGLALEHFFGGPQDLEWAVDQGGRLVLLQCRPLGLESGGTAGDDPAPDLPPLLAGGQTASRGAASGQVFLADGRDLSDLPENAVLVVRATNPAYAALAGRIRGLVAEVGSAASHLASVLREFGVPALVDVAGATAALPHGEVVTLDADGRRILPGEVEEVLSARARTRALAFETPAHRRLRALLDHISPLHLTDPQAPEFSPEGCRTLHDVIRFAHEKVMKVVFDLSGAASGAQAAKLTATVPLDIRVVDLGGGLRPGLSTCDAVRPEDIVSRPMRAVWRGFMHPGITWSGAVNLDLRNLFTLFASSAAGLSGPDAPGGESFAVLAADYLNFNAKFGYHFANVDSICGGDAAGNYVTVQFAGGAGSYLGKSLRVNFLAGVLTRLGFSVHLSGELLEASLQGLPAEDTERALDQLGRLLASSRLLDVAISRQAQVEPMIEAFFNEDYDFLDRATALRLPGFHAVLGRWSRVEEDGRTWVEQNGSAWMPRISAGISGFLTRLVGPRYQEFLDTIGAYHYFPLAVAKGAEMADGRLEVLVRPLSGVVDRAGGLAFGLRNLGNYFVFRVNAVENNVVFSEFVNSRRLIRAMRHLPLETGRTYALALEVEGPRMRGFVDGEKVLEYDAGRPVRGHVGLWTKADSVTRFAGLVQVTASGRKELC from the coding sequence GTGCTCGAGTTTCTCGCCAAGAAGAAGACCTGCCGTCTCCTGGCCCAGACCGAGGGCCCGCACGTGGAGATGTACGCCCGCTTCCGGGCCTTCCTGACCCACAACTACGACGCCCTCTCGGCCCTGGCCGCCCTGGAGCAGGTCTACCACTCCGGCAGTCCCTTCGGCATGGCCCAGGTGCGCAGGCTCTACGCCGGGCTGTCCGCCTCGGTGCGCGACCTGGCCGATGCCCTGAACGCCCTGGCCCACGGCCGCTACGCCGCCCTCTCCCAGGCCCTGGAGCGCATCGACGCCGAGGCCCGCTCCATCCTGGAGACCCGCACCCCGCCCCGGGACTGCCCCCTGGTCCTGCCCCTGGAGTCCGCCGGGGCCGTGCAAATTCCCTTCATCGGGGCCAAGGCGGGCAACCTGGCGCGCCTGGGCAACGAGCTGGGCGTGCCCGTTCCGCGCGGCTTCGCGATCACGTCCCGGGGCTTCGAGCTGTTCCTCTCCGCCGTCGGGCTCGATGAACGGATCGCGGCCCTGCTGGAGCCCCTGGACCTGGAGAATCCCCGGGCCGTGGACGCGGCCTGCGCCGAAATCCGGGCCCTGATCCTGGCCGCCGACCTGCCGCCGGAGCTGGCCCGGGACCTGGAAGCGGCCTACGCCGCCCTGGAGGCCCGCGCCCGGCCCGGCGTGCCCGTGGCCGTGCGCAGCAGCGCCGTGGGCGAGGACACCGAGGCCTCCTTCGCGGGCCAGTACGCCACGGTCCTCGGCGTGGAGCGAAACGGACTGGCCGGAGCTTACAAGACCGTGGCCGCCAGCAAGTACACCCCGCACGCCCTGCTCTACCGCACCCGCCACGGCCTGGAGGACCGCGACGCGCCCATGTGCGTGGCGGTCATCGAAATGATCGACGCGGCCGCCGCCGGGGTGGCCTACACCCGCGACCCGGGCGCGCCGGACGCGGAGACCTTCCGCGTGGCCGGAGTCTGGGGCCTGGGCGAACCGCTGGTGGGCGGCGAGGTCTCCTCCGACACCTTCCTCCTGGACCGCCGGAGCGGGGCGGTGCTGCGCGCCGAGATCGCGGACAAGGACCGCCGCCTGGCCGCCGTCCCCGGCGGGGGAACCCGCATGGAGGACGTGCCCGCCGCCCTGCGCCGGGCTCCGGTGCTGGACCAGGCGCGGCTGGCCGAACTCCTGGGCCACGGCCTGGCCCTGGAACATTTCTTCGGCGGTCCCCAGGACCTGGAGTGGGCCGTGGACCAGGGCGGGCGGCTGGTGCTCCTGCAGTGCCGCCCCCTGGGCCTGGAATCCGGCGGAACGGCGGGCGACGATCCGGCCCCGGACCTGCCGCCCCTGCTGGCGGGCGGCCAGACCGCCTCGCGCGGCGCGGCCTCGGGCCAAGTCTTCCTGGCCGACGGACGGGACCTCTCGGACCTGCCGGAAAACGCCGTCCTCGTGGTCCGCGCCACCAACCCGGCCTACGCCGCCCTGGCCGGACGCATCCGGGGACTGGTGGCCGAGGTGGGCAGCGCGGCCAGCCATCTGGCCTCGGTGCTGCGCGAATTCGGGGTGCCCGCCCTGGTGGACGTGGCCGGAGCGACGGCCGCCCTGCCGCATGGGGAGGTGGTGACGCTGGACGCCGACGGCCGACGAATCCTGCCCGGCGAGGTGGAGGAGGTGCTGTCGGCCCGGGCCCGGACACGCGCCCTGGCCTTCGAGACCCCGGCGCACCGCCGCCTGCGCGCCCTGCTGGACCACATCTCGCCCCTGCACCTCACGGACCCGCAAGCCCCGGAGTTCTCGCCCGAGGGCTGCCGCACCCTGCACGACGTGATCCGCTTCGCCCATGAAAAGGTCATGAAGGTGGTCTTCGACCTCTCGGGCGCGGCCTCCGGGGCCCAGGCCGCCAAGCTCACGGCCACGGTGCCCCTGGACATCCGGGTGGTGGACCTGGGCGGCGGTCTGCGGCCCGGACTGAGCACCTGCGACGCCGTGCGGCCGGAGGACATCGTCTCCCGGCCCATGCGCGCGGTCTGGCGCGGATTCATGCACCCGGGCATCACCTGGTCCGGGGCCGTGAACCTGGACCTGCGCAACCTCTTCACCCTCTTCGCCTCCTCGGCCGCCGGACTCTCCGGGCCGGACGCCCCGGGCGGCGAGAGCTTCGCCGTGCTGGCCGCGGACTACCTCAACTTCAACGCCAAGTTCGGCTACCACTTCGCCAACGTGGACAGCATCTGCGGCGGGGACGCGGCCGGGAACTACGTCACCGTGCAGTTCGCGGGCGGCGCGGGCAGCTACCTGGGCAAGTCCCTGCGGGTGAACTTCCTGGCCGGGGTGCTTACGCGCCTGGGCTTCAGCGTGCACCTCTCGGGCGAGCTGCTGGAGGCCTCGCTCCAGGGCCTGCCCGCCGAGGACACGGAGCGGGCCCTGGACCAGCTCGGGCGGCTCCTGGCCTCCAGCCGCCTGCTGGACGTGGCCATCTCCCGCCAGGCCCAGGTGGAGCCCATGATCGAGGCCTTCTTCAACGAGGACTACGACTTCCTGGATCGGGCCACCGCGCTCCGGCTGCCCGGCTTCCACGCCGTGCTCGGCCGCTGGAGCCGGGTGGAGGAGGACGGCCGGACCTGGGTGGAGCAGAACGGCTCGGCCTGGATGCCGCGCATCTCCGCCGGGATCTCCGGTTTCCTGACCCGGCTGGTGGGGCCGCGCTACCAGGAGTTCCTGGACACCATCGGGGCCTACCACTACTTCCCCCTGGCCGTGGCCAAGGGCGCGGAGATGGCCGACGGCCGCCTGGAGGTCCTGGTCCGGCCCCTGTCCGGGGTGGTGGACCGCGCCGGGGGCCTGGCCTTCGGCCTGCGCAACCTGGGGAACTACTTCGTCTTCCGGGTCAACGCCGTGGAGAACAACGTGGTCTTCTCGGAGTTCGTGAACAGCCGCCGCCTCATCCGGGCCATGCGGCACCTGCCCCTGGAGACGGGCCGGACCTACGCCCTGGCCCTGGAGGTCGAGGGCCCGCGCATGCGCGGCTTCGTGGACGGGGAAAAGGTGCTGGAATACGACGCGGGACGGCCGGTGCGCGGCCACGTGGGGCTCTGGACCAAGGCCGACTCCGTGACCCGCTTCGCGGGCCTGGTCCAGGTGACGGCCTCGGGCCGCAAGGAACTCTGCTAG
- a CDS encoding FkbM family methyltransferase, producing the protein MEKPTRQAKVHRLLCIKGLVDNHPYPALNDLDRKLIARLNRRDGFFIECGANNGHLQSNTFALEYQYGWRGILIEAIPDLARLCAFLRLGAEVYNCALVAEGFAGETVTMRFAGLKSLVRGCKQAEVEEQWVTSGIRNESLGETYAVEVHARTLNSILDDERPERIDLFSLDVEGYELEVLKGLDLDRHRPEFILVEAHDPAAIGSHLAPWYDLEAELTPGWDFLYRARRPLGA; encoded by the coding sequence ATGGAAAAGCCAACCCGCCAGGCCAAGGTGCACCGGCTGTTGTGCATCAAGGGGTTGGTGGACAACCACCCCTATCCGGCCCTCAATGACCTGGACCGCAAGCTCATCGCCCGCCTGAACCGCCGCGACGGGTTCTTCATCGAGTGCGGGGCCAACAACGGCCACCTGCAAAGCAACACCTTCGCCCTTGAGTACCAATACGGCTGGCGGGGCATCCTCATCGAGGCCATCCCGGACCTGGCCAGGCTCTGCGCCTTCCTGCGCCTGGGGGCCGAGGTCTACAACTGCGCCCTGGTGGCCGAGGGCTTCGCCGGGGAGACCGTGACCATGCGCTTCGCCGGGCTCAAGTCCCTGGTGCGCGGCTGCAAACAGGCCGAGGTCGAGGAACAGTGGGTGACCAGCGGAATCCGCAACGAGTCCCTGGGGGAGACCTACGCCGTGGAGGTCCACGCCCGGACGCTGAACTCCATCCTGGACGACGAGCGGCCGGAGCGGATCGACCTCTTCTCCCTGGACGTTGAGGGTTACGAGCTGGAGGTGCTCAAGGGCCTGGACCTGGACCGCCACCGGCCGGAGTTCATCCTGGTGGAGGCCCACGATCCCGCGGCCATCGGAAGCCACCTGGCCCCCTGGTACGACCTGGAGGCCGAGCTGACCCCTGGTTGGGATTTCCTTTACCGGGCGCGCCGTCCGCTCGGGGCCTAG
- a CDS encoding radical SAM protein, with protein MGSTRGLYFGRTSPPPVEHGGRLPVALAIPGDKGPALSTLGWQAVYRLLAAEADLSVERFFLGRGHETPLSEERKASLSSFPVLALSVSFEEDVLRLLRALKAAGIPRLRSERPDPPLILAGGPLCFLNPAPLAPFCDLIWVGEAEAGFTDLLRELKGHLFAGGDPQDFLAAAADRPGVYVPGRTRAPAPRVVAGDGGPLLAAPAFSCFTGPEAVFKDALLLEVNRGCPYGCRFCAAGYIYRPPRHAALADLQAIVEETRPPKVGLVGTALTDWPDLLPFLRWLHERKLKFSLSSLRADGLTEELLAFLRVCGVRTVTLALEAPSRRLRQAASKKLDEQDFLDAVTRCAAHGVNHLRVYCIIGWPGETEADYEELSGFLAEIDAARSRGQVRKKEFMRMTLGVSCLVPKPWTPFQWAPMASEEYLDDALRRVKAMLKPYKGFALSGDDAFLARVQGLISRGGEDVAGLLLLAADNGGWKKGLALWDGDMSAVLDHERGKDEAFPWEVVDLGVRREHLWREWERSKLAKPSPGCPPAGCAACGICGVGPRRA; from the coding sequence ATGGGCTCGACGCGCGGCCTCTACTTCGGGCGGACATCCCCACCGCCCGTGGAGCACGGCGGCCGCCTGCCAGTGGCCCTGGCCATTCCCGGCGACAAGGGACCGGCTCTCTCCACCCTGGGCTGGCAGGCCGTGTACCGCCTGCTGGCCGCCGAGGCGGACCTCTCGGTGGAGCGGTTCTTCCTCGGCAGGGGCCATGAGACCCCCTTGTCCGAAGAACGAAAGGCATCCCTGTCCTCGTTCCCGGTTCTGGCCTTGAGCGTCTCGTTCGAGGAGGACGTCCTCCGCCTCCTCCGGGCGCTCAAGGCCGCGGGAATCCCCAGGCTGCGAAGCGAGCGGCCCGACCCGCCCCTGATTCTGGCGGGCGGGCCGCTGTGTTTCCTCAACCCCGCTCCCCTGGCCCCGTTCTGCGACCTGATCTGGGTGGGCGAGGCCGAGGCCGGGTTCACGGACCTTCTCCGCGAACTCAAGGGACATCTCTTCGCCGGAGGCGATCCCCAGGATTTTCTGGCCGCCGCGGCCGACCGGCCGGGCGTCTACGTCCCGGGCCGGACCCGCGCGCCCGCGCCCCGGGTGGTGGCCGGAGACGGCGGCCCGCTCCTGGCCGCGCCCGCGTTCTCCTGCTTCACCGGGCCCGAGGCCGTCTTCAAGGACGCCCTGCTCCTGGAGGTCAACCGGGGCTGTCCCTACGGCTGCCGCTTCTGCGCCGCCGGGTACATCTACCGCCCGCCGCGCCACGCGGCCCTGGCCGATCTCCAGGCCATCGTGGAAGAAACCCGGCCGCCCAAGGTCGGGCTGGTGGGCACGGCCCTCACGGACTGGCCGGATCTGCTGCCCTTTCTGCGCTGGCTCCATGAGCGCAAGCTGAAGTTCTCCCTCTCCTCCCTGCGCGCCGACGGGCTCACCGAGGAGTTGCTCGCCTTCCTGCGCGTCTGCGGGGTGCGCACCGTGACCCTGGCCCTGGAGGCCCCCAGCCGCCGCCTGCGCCAGGCCGCCAGCAAGAAACTCGACGAACAGGACTTCCTGGACGCCGTGACGCGCTGCGCGGCCCACGGGGTGAACCACCTGCGGGTTTACTGCATCATCGGCTGGCCCGGAGAAACCGAGGCCGACTACGAGGAGCTTTCCGGCTTTCTGGCCGAGATCGACGCGGCCCGATCCCGGGGCCAGGTCCGCAAGAAGGAGTTCATGCGCATGACCCTGGGCGTGAGCTGCCTCGTGCCCAAGCCCTGGACCCCGTTCCAGTGGGCGCCCATGGCCTCCGAGGAATACCTGGACGACGCCCTGCGCCGGGTCAAGGCCATGCTCAAGCCCTACAAGGGCTTCGCCCTGTCCGGCGACGACGCCTTCCTGGCCCGGGTCCAGGGGCTCATCTCCCGGGGCGGGGAGGACGTGGCCGGACTGCTGCTCCTGGCGGCCGACAACGGCGGCTGGAAAAAAGGCCTGGCCCTCTGGGACGGCGACATGTCGGCCGTGCTGGACCACGAGCGCGGCAAGGACGAGGCCTTTCCCTGGGAGGTCGTGGACCTGGGCGTCCGCCGCGAACACCTCTGGCGGGAGTGGGAACGGAGCAAGCTGGCCAAGCCCTCCCCGGGGTGCCCCCCGGCGGGCTGCGCCGCCTGCGGGATCTGCGGCGTGGGGCCGCGCCGGGCCTGA
- a CDS encoding NifU family protein has translation MREQVLAAIAKIRPVLQNDGGDIELVEITPEGVVKVRLQGACKGCPMSRMTLKHGVERVILKEVPAVKCVEAVD, from the coding sequence ATGCGCGAACAAGTGCTCGCCGCCATCGCCAAGATCCGTCCCGTTCTGCAGAACGACGGCGGCGACATCGAACTGGTCGAGATCACCCCCGAGGGCGTGGTCAAGGTCCGCCTGCAGGGCGCCTGCAAGGGCTGCCCCATGTCCCGCATGACGCTCAAGCACGGCGTGGAGCGGGTCATCCTCAAGGAGGTCCCGGCCGTGAAGTGCGTCGAGGCCGTGGACTAG
- a CDS encoding nitrogen regulation protein NR(II), with product MEIRQSNKEQGPIVAAVLALIILGLGSLFLTWQSIERQRRIVDEHMVLSGRAILSGVEANLSRAMRGLGRSPNMAGAARSLIKEMLQELAASEDIAFAGIYGAQGELLISSGADPEESKPGLPAEAMESLERDGVWFGLALIGHKRVLLSGLQARPGLSMFCNFAGHPHDDAGPLDPGRGRGGMGMGRRQGGEAPPVYLVVGLNAERHLAQFNQYRRAALIQTGYVLLAAVVLWSLAFAYLRRREQAQKLVRLEQFQSKLLDHMPDGLVTLGSDGEILAANGSAVRLLCSEDCKDAACLAGRNWSEFPFPAGHGRPEWRQHDYQGQLLEVLVLPYQNAEEEKGAPDRLVLIRDRTEIRALEEDLNEARRLAAIGSLAAGVAHEVRNPLSSLRGFAQLFADKLKGQKPLDSYAATMVQEADRLNRVVTDLLFLARPRELAPADIDLDRAGAALFDLLKLDLEHKRVATALALEAPAVHADPDALRQVLLNLAVNSLEALGEEGGCIEISSRRNGGGVWVAVTDNGPGMPEDVRRQALEPFFTAKTQGTGLGLAIVQTIMRGHKGKVLIESEPGRGTSVRLFFPDPSPAAETTETK from the coding sequence ATGGAAATCCGTCAGTCGAACAAGGAGCAGGGGCCCATCGTGGCCGCGGTCCTGGCCCTCATCATCCTGGGCCTGGGCAGCCTCTTCCTGACCTGGCAGAGCATCGAACGCCAGCGGCGGATCGTGGACGAGCACATGGTCCTCTCCGGCCGGGCCATCCTCTCCGGCGTGGAGGCCAACCTCTCCCGGGCCATGCGCGGCCTGGGCCGGAGCCCGAACATGGCCGGGGCCGCCCGCTCCCTGATCAAGGAGATGCTCCAGGAACTGGCCGCCTCCGAGGACATCGCCTTCGCCGGAATCTACGGCGCGCAAGGCGAACTGCTCATCTCCTCCGGCGCGGACCCCGAGGAATCCAAGCCCGGCCTGCCCGCCGAAGCCATGGAATCGCTGGAGCGCGACGGCGTCTGGTTCGGCTTGGCGCTCATCGGCCACAAGCGCGTCCTGCTCTCCGGGCTCCAGGCCCGTCCGGGCCTCTCCATGTTCTGCAATTTCGCCGGACATCCGCACGACGACGCGGGCCCGCTTGACCCGGGCCGCGGGCGCGGCGGCATGGGCATGGGCCGCCGGCAGGGCGGCGAGGCCCCGCCGGTCTACCTCGTGGTGGGCCTGAACGCCGAGCGCCACCTGGCCCAGTTCAACCAGTACCGCCGCGCGGCCCTGATCCAGACCGGCTACGTGCTCCTGGCCGCCGTGGTGCTCTGGTCCCTGGCCTTCGCCTACCTCCGCCGCCGCGAGCAGGCCCAGAAGCTCGTGCGCCTGGAGCAGTTCCAGTCCAAGCTCCTGGACCACATGCCCGACGGCCTGGTGACCCTGGGCAGCGACGGCGAAATCCTGGCCGCCAACGGCTCGGCCGTGCGCCTGCTGTGCAGCGAGGACTGCAAGGACGCGGCCTGTCTGGCCGGGCGCAACTGGTCCGAATTTCCCTTCCCCGCCGGGCACGGCCGCCCGGAGTGGCGGCAGCACGACTACCAGGGCCAGCTCCTGGAAGTCCTCGTGCTGCCTTACCAGAACGCCGAGGAGGAAAAGGGCGCGCCGGACCGCCTCGTGCTCATCCGCGACCGCACCGAAATCCGGGCCCTGGAGGAGGACCTCAACGAGGCCCGCCGACTGGCCGCCATCGGCTCCCTGGCCGCGGGCGTGGCCCACGAGGTGCGCAATCCCCTGAGCTCCCTGCGCGGCTTCGCCCAGCTCTTCGCCGACAAGCTCAAGGGCCAGAAGCCCCTGGATTCCTATGCCGCCACCATGGTCCAGGAGGCCGACCGCCTGAATCGCGTGGTCACGGACCTGCTCTTCCTGGCCAGGCCCAGGGAGCTGGCTCCGGCGGACATCGACCTGGACCGGGCCGGGGCCGCGCTCTTCGACCTGCTCAAGCTCGACCTGGAGCACAAGCGCGTGGCCACCGCCCTGGCGCTGGAGGCCCCGGCGGTCCACGCCGACCCGGACGCCCTGCGGCAGGTGCTGCTCAACCTGGCGGTGAACAGCCTGGAGGCCCTCGGCGAGGAAGGCGGGTGCATCGAAATCTCCTCGCGCCGCAACGGCGGCGGGGTCTGGGTCGCGGTCACGGACAACGGCCCGGGCATGCCCGAGGACGTCCGCCGCCAGGCCCTGGAGCCCTTCTTCACGGCCAAGACCCAGGGCACCGGCCTCGGACTGGCCATCGTCCAGACCATCATGCGCGGGCACAAGGGCAAGGTGCTCATCGAGTCCGAGCCCGGCCGGGGGACGAGCGTGCGGCTCTTCTTCCCCGATCCGTCGCCCGCCGCCGAAACCACGGAGACCAAATGA
- the gltX gene encoding glutamate--tRNA ligase — protein sequence MSQIVTRFAPSPTGYLHIGGARTALFSWLLARHSGGRFLLRIEDTDLERSTPEATQAILDSMRWLDLSSDGEIVYQQARAARHNEVIDQLVALGQAYWCDCTKEQVEAMREKARAEGRKPKYDGSCRERGLGPGEGRVVRMKTPLDGSVAYKDMVKGSIAVACEELDDMILRRSDGSPTYNLAVVVDDHDMGVTHVLRGDDHVNNTPRQILIYRALGWDVPEFGHVPMILGPDKKKLSKRHGALSVMEYEKMGYLPEAVINYLARLGWSHGDQEIFSRDELAACFGAENLGNSPAVFDTQKLEWLNAHYIKESDPARLAAMLRDFLGREMGPEAVADTPQALLESVVPLLQPRAKTLVEMAEMARFFVVDAAFIAFDEKAVRQHLTPENRTLVEEYADALEHLEGDFDEAAMEPMTEAFLSARNLKFKAVAQPLRVALTGRTVSPGLFETMRVLGREQTLKRLRRITEL from the coding sequence ATGAGCCAGATCGTCACCCGCTTCGCCCCCAGCCCCACGGGCTACCTGCACATCGGCGGGGCGCGCACCGCCCTGTTTTCCTGGCTGCTGGCCCGCCATAGCGGCGGCCGCTTCCTCCTGCGCATCGAGGACACGGACCTCGAACGCTCCACGCCCGAGGCCACCCAGGCCATCCTCGACTCCATGCGCTGGCTGGACCTCTCCTCGGACGGCGAGATCGTCTACCAGCAGGCCCGCGCCGCGCGCCACAACGAGGTCATCGACCAGCTCGTGGCCCTTGGGCAGGCCTACTGGTGCGACTGCACCAAGGAGCAGGTGGAGGCCATGCGCGAGAAGGCCCGCGCCGAGGGCCGCAAGCCCAAGTACGACGGCTCCTGCCGCGAACGCGGCCTGGGCCCGGGCGAGGGCCGCGTGGTGCGCATGAAGACCCCGCTGGACGGCTCCGTGGCCTACAAGGACATGGTCAAGGGCTCCATCGCCGTGGCCTGCGAGGAGCTGGACGACATGATCCTGCGCCGCTCCGACGGCTCGCCGACATACAACCTGGCCGTGGTGGTGGACGACCACGACATGGGCGTGACCCACGTGCTGCGCGGCGACGACCACGTGAACAACACCCCGCGCCAGATTCTCATCTACCGCGCCCTGGGCTGGGACGTGCCCGAGTTCGGCCACGTGCCCATGATCCTCGGCCCGGACAAGAAGAAGCTCTCCAAGCGCCACGGTGCGCTCTCGGTCATGGAATACGAGAAGATGGGCTACCTGCCCGAGGCCGTGATCAACTACCTGGCCCGCCTGGGCTGGTCCCACGGCGACCAGGAAATCTTCTCCCGCGACGAGCTGGCGGCTTGCTTCGGCGCCGAGAACCTGGGCAACTCCCCGGCGGTCTTCGACACCCAGAAGCTGGAGTGGCTCAACGCCCACTACATCAAGGAATCCGACCCGGCCCGTCTGGCCGCGATGCTGCGCGACTTCCTGGGCCGCGAGATGGGCCCCGAGGCCGTGGCCGACACGCCCCAGGCCCTGCTGGAGTCCGTGGTTCCGCTGCTCCAGCCCCGGGCCAAGACCCTGGTGGAGATGGCCGAGATGGCCCGCTTCTTCGTGGTGGACGCGGCGTTCATCGCCTTCGACGAAAAGGCCGTGCGCCAGCACCTCACCCCGGAGAACCGCACCCTGGTGGAGGAGTACGCCGACGCCCTCGAACACCTGGAGGGCGACTTCGACGAGGCCGCCATGGAGCCCATGACCGAAGCCTTCCTCTCCGCCCGCAACCTCAAGTTCAAGGCCGTGGCCCAGCCCCTGCGCGTGGCCCTCACCGGCCGCACCGTGAGCCCCGGCCTGTTCGAGACCATGCGCGTGCTCGGCCGGGAGCAGACCCTCAAGCGTCTGCGCCGGATCACGGAACTCTAG
- a CDS encoding periplasmic heavy metal sensor — protein sequence MSKRSVLAAATLAALLALSAVAFAGPGQGRGPGGGMGSLYAGLTPEKQAAVDKIFEKHHKKIFELREQYWAKDTELDALTASGKAEKADIESLVGEMSKIRQQLEQERQALAADLSKETGVKFGPGGGFGPGMGMGYGPGGCPGYGGCPGAGGCGAY from the coding sequence ATGAGCAAACGTTCCGTTTTGGCGGCCGCAACCCTGGCCGCCCTGCTGGCCCTCTCGGCCGTGGCCTTCGCCGGTCCGGGCCAGGGGCGCGGTCCGGGCGGCGGCATGGGTTCCCTGTACGCCGGGCTGACCCCGGAGAAACAGGCCGCCGTGGACAAGATCTTCGAGAAACACCACAAGAAGATCTTCGAACTGCGCGAGCAGTACTGGGCCAAGGACACCGAGCTGGACGCCCTGACCGCCTCGGGCAAGGCCGAGAAGGCCGACATCGAGTCCCTGGTGGGCGAGATGTCCAAGATCCGGCAGCAGCTGGAGCAGGAGCGCCAAGCCCTGGCCGCCGACCTCTCCAAGGAGACCGGCGTGAAGTTCGGCCCCGGCGGCGGCTTCGGCCCGGGCATGGGCATGGGTTACGGGCCGGGCGGTTGTCCCGGTTATGGCGGCTGTCCCGGCGCGGGCGGCTGCGGCGCTTACTAG
- a CDS encoding sigma-54 dependent transcriptional regulator: protein MNDDIRTVLVVDDEAGHRLMVRAVLEDAGWNVLEAGSGEAALQVLSRQPGGLPHVALVDMRMPGMDGLTLLRELHARRPGLPVVLLTAFGSVGTAVEAMKHGAFDYLTKPADNEELKAVLDKSYEYRRLLDENDRLRRRAGGEGPVLVGAGAGMNRVRELIDQAGPSEASVLILGESGTGKELVAEGLHRASARAARPLIKVNCAALPENLLESELFGYVKGAFTGAIKDKPGRFQLAAGGTLFLDEIGEMPAALQAKLLRALQEKVVEPLGGVKAVETDVRVVAATNRDLAAEIKAGRFREDLYYRLAVLEIAIPPLRDRVEDLPLLVSHLLGKLGRKNNKEIRSVAPAFLDALSHYHWPGNVRELENVLERALILSRSDVLGPELLPPQILGPQPEQAQGPAAPAAPASLEEAEREALVRALGAHGGHREKTADALGISRRTLQYKLKRFGLTRR from the coding sequence ATGAACGACGACATCCGCACCGTGCTCGTGGTGGACGACGAGGCCGGACACCGGCTCATGGTCCGCGCCGTCCTGGAGGACGCGGGCTGGAACGTGCTTGAGGCCGGTTCCGGCGAGGCCGCGCTCCAGGTCCTCTCCCGCCAACCCGGGGGCCTGCCCCACGTGGCCCTGGTGGACATGCGCATGCCCGGCATGGACGGCCTGACCCTCCTGCGCGAGCTGCACGCCCGGCGTCCCGGCCTGCCCGTGGTCCTGCTCACCGCCTTCGGCTCCGTGGGCACGGCCGTGGAGGCCATGAAGCACGGGGCCTTCGACTACCTGACCAAGCCCGCGGACAACGAGGAGCTCAAGGCCGTCCTGGACAAGAGCTACGAATACCGCCGCCTGCTGGACGAGAACGACCGCCTGCGCCGCCGCGCCGGGGGCGAGGGCCCCGTGCTCGTGGGCGCCGGCGCGGGCATGAACCGCGTGCGCGAACTCATCGACCAGGCCGGGCCCAGCGAGGCCTCGGTGCTCATCCTGGGCGAGTCCGGCACCGGCAAGGAGCTGGTGGCCGAGGGCCTGCACCGGGCCAGCGCCCGGGCCGCCCGGCCGCTCATCAAGGTCAACTGCGCGGCCCTGCCGGAAAACCTCCTGGAGAGCGAACTCTTCGGCTACGTCAAGGGCGCGTTCACCGGCGCGATCAAGGACAAGCCCGGCCGCTTCCAGCTGGCCGCCGGGGGCACGCTCTTCCTGGACGAGATCGGCGAGATGCCCGCCGCGCTCCAGGCCAAGCTCCTGCGCGCCCTGCAGGAGAAGGTCGTGGAGCCCCTGGGCGGGGTCAAGGCCGTGGAGACCGACGTGCGCGTGGTGGCCGCCACCAACCGCGACCTGGCAGCCGAGATCAAGGCCGGACGCTTCCGCGAGGATCTCTACTACCGCCTGGCCGTGCTGGAAATCGCCATTCCGCCCCTGCGCGACCGCGTGGAGGACCTGCCCCTGCTGGTCAGCCACCTCCTGGGCAAGCTCGGCAGGAAGAACAACAAGGAAATCCGCAGCGTGGCCCCGGCCTTCCTGGACGCGCTCTCGCACTACCACTGGCCCGGCAACGTGCGCGAGCTGGAGAACGTCCTGGAACGCGCCCTGATCCTCTCGCGCTCGGACGTGCTCGGCCCGGAGCTCCTGCCGCCGCAGATCCTCGGCCCCCAGCCCGAGCAGGCCCAGGGACCGGCCGCCCCGGCCGCTCCCGCCTCACTGGAGGAAGCCGAGCGCGAGGCCCTGGTCCGGGCCCTGGGGGCCCACGGCGGGCACCGCGAGAAGACCGCCGACGCCCTGGGCATCTCGCGGCGGACCCTGCAATACAAGCTCAAGCGCTTCGGGCTCACCCGGCGCTGA